In the genome of uncultured Celeribacter sp., the window GGCGTCATGGCGCATAGTTCGCTGGCCTTCGGCCTCGTCGCGGTGTCTTTTGTGCCGGGCGTTCGGGTCGATCTCATGGCCTATCTCTTCGGGGATATTCTGGCCGTCGGGCGCAGCGATCTTTTGGTGATCTGGCTTGGTGCGGCTTTGGTCGTCGGGCTGTTGTATTGGCGCTGGTCGGCGCTTTTGACCGCGACGCTCAACCCCGATCTGGCCTATGCCTCCGGCATCTCGCCCAAGCGCGAACAGATGATCCTGTCGCTCGCTCTCGCTCTGGTCGTCGCCGTCGCCATCAAAGTGGTCGGCACGCTTTTGATTGCCGCGATGCTGTTGATCCCGGCCGCCAGTGCGCGCACCTTTTCCCGCACGCCCGAGCGCATGGCCGTCATCGCCATGGTGATCGGCGTGATGTCCATATTTGGCGGTATCCAGAGTGCCTTTACTTTTGACACGCCAACCGGCCCGACCATTGTCTGCGTCGCGGCGCTGTTGTTTGTGGTGGCCAATCTGGTGCGGCTTTTACGATCTCAAATCAAATCGTAACTTTCCCCTAATCCGCATGACACCAATTCAATTCAGCGCCTCTTTCAGGGATTTGGGAACAGAGGGCTGATCGCTCAAATCCAGTGAAGTCAAGAGATCTATAAGGTGCCGCATCATTAAATCCTGAGCGAGATCGCCATCCTGGCGTAACATCGCCTGGATCAACCCGTCATGCGCGTGATTGTCACAAAGCGCTGTGCGCCGCTGCCAGTAGAGCGCGATGATGAGCGACGAACGCGCCACAAGCTGTGCAATGAAATCGGCGATAATAGACTGATCGGCGATGCGCGCGATCTCGATGTGAAACAGGCCCGACAAATGCAGCGCACGCCCTGTCTCACCCGCGGCGAGCGCCGCATGCTCGCTCTCGATGTGGCGCTTCATATTTTCTATGTCTGCCGCGGTCGCCCGCTCTGCAGCGGCTTTCGCCGTGCGCGGTTCCAAAAGGATACGCGTTTCAAAAACTTCACGCGCCTCACGCAGCGACGGTTGCGCCACAAAGGCGCCCCTGTTGCGTTTGAGATCGACCAAACGATCATGGGCCAGCTGTTGAAGAGCGGCACGCACAACCGTGCGGCTGACCCCATAAATTTCACCGACCTCATCTTCACTCAGCTTCATACCCGGCGAGAGACGATGTTCATGGATGGCCTGCGCCAGGCTTTCTGACACCCTCGCGCTGCCATTTTCCCTTTGCTCCGTCCGCGCCTGCATAGCCCTTCCCCTTTACTCTGCACCTCTGTACAGCCTTAACCTTGCACCACAAATTTCATACCGATGGTGTGAATGATATTGTTCACCTCATTGCATACAAAATTATTGCATAATTCATGCAGAGTTACATACACCGCGCATAATCGGCAGGCAATTTACGCTCTGAACAGAGGCGAAAACCTGTGGTGTGTGATTCTTCGGCCTCCGACAGGAAATCGCTCTCTCGGTCAGGCTTTGTCGTCGCTCACCGCGACCGACAGAAAGCTGTTATCCAAAGCGTCTTGCGGGCTCACCGTTTCAATGAGACGCGAGCCAGGCGACATTGCCACGCGCCAAAAGGCTGTCGTCGGGAATATCGGGAAGACCCTGCGGCACAGTTCTCGATGCCACATCGACAGACGCCTCATAGTCCAACCCCAAGACGCGCAACATCATCGCAACAAAGGCCACCACATTCCCGTCCTCGCCCGTCATGATCCGGCGTAAAATCGCAATGGTGCCGACTTCGAGCATGTCGAAAATCAGACTCTCAGGCACGTCTTGAAAAACGCCACTTTCGATCCCGTCAGAGATAAAACTTGGGCCCGCCTCGCAAAGCACGGAAGCAAAGCTAAAACTGCGCCGCCCCAAACGTGCCGTGAATTCCAGGAAAAGCGTGTTATGTCGCGCGATCTCGATAAAGACGTGAATACCATGCGCGATGCGCTCCGCGGGTGACAGGTTGTGATCAATGGTGTCTTTGACCAAAAGAACCACCTCACGGCCCAGAGCGATCCGCGCCGTTTCCAAAGCCTCTTCGATCGTGTCGAAATAATTGTAAAACGTCCCGCGTGACACGCCCGCGCGGCTCACCACATGGTCGATCACCGTGCCGTTCACCCCCCGTTCGGCAAAGACCAGAATCGCCGCCTCGATCAGCCGCTCCTGCGTCTTTTGCCGCCGTGCTTGACCAACCCGCGTGCGATGATCCTCTTGTTGTTGCTCAGGCATGTCGCTCAGTCCTTCGCCTCGGGTTTGACGCCGAACACGATGCAATAGAGCGCGGGCGCGAAGAGCAATGTGATCAGCGTCCCCGCGATGATGCCACCCATCATGGCATAAGCCATCGGCCCCCAGAACACCTGACGCGAGATCGGGATCAGCGCCAGTGACGCGGCAGCAGCCGTCAAAAGGATCGGACGCGCGCGACTGTCGGAGGCTTCAAAGACGGCCGCCCAGCGCGATTTGCCCTCGCGGCGCAAATCTTCGATCGCCTGAATGAGAATGATCGAGTTGCGGATCAGAATGCCGAAGAGGGCCAGGACCCCCAGCAGCGCCACAAAGCCCATTGGCGCACTGGCGGACAAGAGCGAGGCCACCACACCGATCAGCCCCAAAGGCGCGACGGCCATAACCACGAACATCAGGCGGAAGCTCTGCACCTGGATCATCGTCAGCGTCAGAATGATCAGCACCATGATCGGCATCACTGCCACGATGGGCGCTTGACTGTCGGCGCTGCTTTCCACCGTACCGCCGACCTCGACCGTATAGCCGCGCGGCAATGTCTCGGCATACTGCGCAACGGCGGGCGCGAGATCATCGACAATGGTCGCAGGCAGATCGTCATTGGCAATTGCCGCCTTGACGGTGATCACTGGCGCGCGGTCTTCTTGGCGGATCAGCGGCTGTTCAGTCACCCAATCCAGCGTCGCGATGGAGGACAGCGGGATGGCCACGCCTTGAGTGTTGGCGAATTGCAGGTTCTCCAAGGCCGTCAGGGTCTTGCGATCCTCTTCGGCACCGCGGATTTCGACATTGATCAGATCGCGATTCTTGCGGATCTGGGTCACGGTCGAGCCCTCGAAGAGCGACGACAGAACGCCCGCCACATCGGACTGCGTCAGACCTAATTGCCGCAAACGCGCCTGATCGAGATCGACCCGCACCACCCGCGTCGGTTCATTCCAATCGAGGGCAATCGCCGTCAGCCGATCATCCGCCGCAATCGCCGCCGCAAAGGCGCGGGCATGATCGCGCAACTCGGCATAATCCGGCCCGGAGACGCGATATTGCACCGGCTTGCCGACCGGCGGCCCCAACTCGAAGGTTTTCGGATAGAATTCCGCCGAGGGCAGCGCCTCGGAATAGTCACGGATTTTCGCGATCAATCGATCCCGCGCCTCCAGATCCGGGGTCATGATCAAAAGCTGGCCGATGTTGGGACCGGGCGTGAGAGATTCGAGCGTCAAGACGACACGCGGCGCGCCCGTTCCGGCGTAAGACGTCCAAAAGCTCACCTCATCCTGATCCTTCAGCCACGTCTCAAAAGTGGCGATGGTGCTGTCGGTCGCATAGATGCTCGCATTCTGGCGCAGGGTGACATCGACCACGACTTCGGGGCGATCCGAGCTTGGGAAGAACTGTTGTTCGACCTTCGTCATCCCCACGACAGAGAGGCCGAACACGACGAATGTCAAAAGCACGGTGAGGACTTTATAGCGCATCGCCAGCCGCAACATGACGTGGAACCGACGCCGCAGCCAGCCTGGCTCGCCGTCATGATGTTTCCAGTTTTTCGGCAGGAAGGTGGCGCCCAAAACGGGGGCAAAAAGCACCGCGACGATCCAGCTCAGCACCAGAGAGATTGCGATCACGTAGAACAGCGTGCGGGTGTATTCGCCCGCCTGCGAGCTGTTCAGACCGATGGGAATGAACCCCGCCGTGGTGATCAGCGTGCCGGTCAGCATCGGCCAGGCAATCGAGGTCCAGGCATAGGACGCCGCCTTGCGCCGCCCCTCGCCAAGCTCCAGCCGCGAGATCATCGTCTCAATCGCGATCATCGCGTCATCGACCAAAAGGCCCAGCGCGATGATCAAGGCGCCCAGGGAAATCCGCTGCAACGTGATGCCCAGCATTTCCATGAACACAAAGGTCAGTGCCAGAACGAGCGGGATTGTCAGGCTGACGACAAAGCCCGCGCGCATGCCCAAAGATACGAAACTCACCGCCAAAACGATCACCACCGCTTCGATCAATGCCTTGACGAAATGGCCCACAGAATCGTCCACCACCTTCGGCTGATCGGCGACGTGATGCATCTCGATCCCCATCGGCAAAAGCGCGGCCTGCTCCATCATCGTGCGGTCAAGCTCCTCGCCGAAATCGAGGATATTGCCGCCTTCCAGCATGCCGATCTTGAGCCCTATGGCGGGCTCGCCGTTAAAGCGGAACAGCTCACTCGGCGGATCGTCATAGCCCTCGGAAATCTCGCCGACATCCGAAAGCGTGAAGAAAATATCGCCCGAGCGCAAAGGCGCCTGGGCCAGAGCTTCGACCGTGTCGAACTGGCCTGAGACACGCAGCAGGATGTTCTCGTCTTGCGTGGAAATCATCCCCGAAGGCACAATCGCGTTTTGCGCCGACAAGGACGACAGAACCGCACCGGCGTCGAGGCCAAAGGCCGCCAGACGACGCGCGGAGAATTCGAGGTGGACAACCTGATCGCGGGTGCCGAACAGTTCCACCTTGCCCGCATCATCAAGGCTTTGCACCACATCGCGGATGTCCTCGACATAGTCTTTCACCTCTTCGGGCCGGAACCCGTCGGAGGTGAAGGCATAGATCGTGCCGAACACATCGCCAAAATCGTCATTGAAGGAAAAGCCTTGAAATTCCGAGGGAAACTCACCGCGAATGTCGGACATCATCTGACGCACACGCGTCCAGGAGGGCGAGACCTCGCGGTTCGGCACATCGTCGCGCAGATCGACATAGACCATGGCGATGCCGGGATAGGTCACCGAACGCGTGCCATCAAGGGTCGGCAATTCCTGCAACTTCCGCTCGATCCGGTCCGTGACCTGCGTCACAGTTTCTTCAGCGGTCGCCCCCGGTAGGCTGGCGGAGACAATCATGGTGCGGATGGTGAAGGACGGGTCCTCTTCGCGCCCCAAACGCATATAGCTCAGGGCGCCGGCCACCACCGCGACAAGCATCATGAACCAGATAAAGGAGCGATGCCCCAGCGCCCAATCGGACAGGTTGAACCCCTTCATTGCAAACGCTCCCCGACCTCTTGGCCGTCTTCCAATCCGTGAACCCCATGGGTGATGATCTCGTCGCCTTCTGCGAGGCCCTCGGTGATCACGATGCGACCCCCGACCTCGGCGCCCAGCGTGACAGGCGTGAAATGCGCGATCCGTTTTTCTCCCTCTGTCGTGATACGCCAGACGCCGGGCCTCTTTTGCGTCAGGATCGCGCTTTGCGGCAGGGTCATGACGGGTGCTGCGTCGCTATTGTAGCTGGCCGTAATCAGCGTCCCGATGCGGTAGTCCTTAGGCGGGTCGATGAGGATCAGGCGAAGCCGCCGGGTGTCCAGACTGGTCTCCGCGACAGGTTCGATCACATTCAACTCAGCCTCGACAGGCGCAACCCCTTCGGCGCGGTGATAGACCGTGAAACGCCCATGCGCCGGGATGATCATGGCAAAGCTTTCAGCCACGTCGATGATCGCCTCGCGCCCCGTCGGATCGGCGATTTCCATCACGCTCACGCCGGGGCTGATCATCGTGCCAGGCTCGACATTGGTGTTCAGAACAATGCCATCACGTGGCGCGATCAACTGACCATAGCCCGCCGCCTCGCGCGCACGCACCAGATCGGCGCGCGCACTTTCCGCCTGAGCCAGCGCAGCATCACGTGCGGCGCGCGCCGCTTCGATCTGCGCCGTGGTGGCGACATTGCGGGCCAAAAGCGCTGCGACACGATCATATTGCGTCTGCGCGAATTCTGCCTGCGCCTCGGCCGAGGACAAGGCTGCCTCGGCGACTGTGACATCCTGCGCCAGCGTGATCTGATCGAGCGTCGCAAGTCCTTGCCCTGCCTTGATCCGGTCCCCCGCCTCGACATTCATCGCGGCCAAACGCCCGCTGGTCTGAAACGCCAGAGCGGCGACATCTTCGCCCCGGATCACACCGGAGAACTGACGCTCTTCAACTGGATTTGCAGAGATGAATTCCGTGACGACGGGGCGCACCCCATCGACCACAACCTCGGAGGTTTGGACCGGACCTGCGGCAAACAATGGAGAGGCCAGACAGAGACAAAGGCTCAAAGCGATCCTTTTCATTGTGTCGCCTCCATGGTCTGGACGGCACGCCCGTCATACAAAAGATGCGATCCGGCGCCGACGACAAGATCGCCATCGTTCAGCCCATCAGACAATTCGATTTGTGTATCGTCATAGCCCGCAATCGTCACCGGCGTCAGGGACACGGTGAAACTTTCGGGGTCGACCCGCCAGACCGCTGGCCCCTCGGCGTTGGCGCTCAGAGCAGTCCAGGGCAGAACGATCCGCGTATCGGTCATGACGGCGGCGCGACCGGAAATCGACGTGCCGATGGGAATGTCATCCGCACGCTCTCCGGGAATATCAGCCCGAATTTCGACCGTGCCGGTATTGGTCAAAACCGGCAGCACCTCTGTCACCGACGCCAGAAACGGCGGCAAGGCGCCGTTCGGGTCCAACTCGACCTCGCGCCCACGCATCCGCGACAGGCCCGCCGCGTCAGGGGCGAGAAAGACGGCCTGCAAGTCGCCTTCGGGGGCAAGCTGCACCACGGCTTTGCCGGCTGAGACCACCTCGCCAAGGTCCACAAAACGGTCCGTAACGATCACGTCGCGTGCGGCACGTAGAATCGTATCGTCATTGGCCTGTTCCGCCGTTTCCAAAAGGGCTGCGGCCTGATCCCGTGTGGCCTTTGCGGCCAGATAGCTTTGCTGCGCCTCGTCATATTGCGCCTGTGTGCCGACGCCGCGATCCAAAAGGCTCTGGGCACGGCTGCGGGCCTGATCTGCCTGAACAAGCGCGGCCTCTGCCGCATCAAGATTGGCCTTCGCTGCGTCCAACTCGGCGACAATATTGGTCTGGTCGATCCGCGCGATCACCTCGCCCGCTTTGAAATGCATGCCGATCTCGGCGTTGAACACGTCGATCTGGCCACCGCGCCGAAACGATGCCGGAAAACTGTCGGAGGCCTCGACCGATCCGACCAGACGCAACTCCTGTTCTATGGGATGCGATTGGGCTTTGATCACTTCGACGGTCACTGGGGTCTCTGCCCCGGCGCAGACAGGAAGCATCGCCATCGCGATCCATCCGACAGTTTTTCGCAGGGTCCTCACGGTCTGTCTCCTGACATATTTCCGAACCTACAAGAGGTCACCACATTGGCAGACATCAAGCTTTGTTCTCTTCAAACATTAGAAATGACAACTTCGTCAATATTAAAATTTTTCCATGCTTCTTTTTGTGACCCTGACTTTCGGCGACATCTTTTAAAAATTCATGCACAGACAAAGTTGACAAAAAAACTAAGGTTTAATATCCACGAAATAGGACCGAAGCACTTCGGTGAGTCGCGTAACCTGCGCGGCATCCTTGGCAAGCAGAGGCGACACACGTCCAGCCAGTCTTGGTGATCTTAAAACTCGAGAGAAACGCACCGCCCATCACAAGGCGGATCAACATGACTGATGAAAACGACAAGACCATAAAGGCCCCTGACATGAACGCATATGTAACCACCATGACCGCAGACGCCGATCAGCTTCCCCCCGTCGATGCCCGCAGCCTGATTGCCGATGGCACCACCCGACAGATCAATCTGGACGGTCAGCTTTACACCCTGCGCATCACCCGCGCCGGCAAGCTCATCCTGACCAAATGACATCGCACCGGCGGAGATCCCTGATGCGCGCGCCACGTTCGGAGAGGTGAGGACCGCTTTGCGCTCTATTTCCTCTATTGCGCTGCGGGGATAGATGACAAGCGCCTGCATCTTCTGGGCGTGATCTGTGCGACGACAGTTCAGTCGCCCTGTCTGTCATAAGTATCACACGAGACCGCACAGGTAATGGACCCTCTGCGCTGGCTGCTTCATTCTGGCAGCAAATCAGCAACGGACCAAGACCTTGACTCGCATCGAACATATTGAAGCAAAAATCATCGACGTGCCCACCATTCGCGGGCATGTCCTTGCCATGACCACAATGTTGGCGCAGTCCTTTGTGCTTGTCCGTGTCAAGTTTTCCGATGGCTCAGAAGGCATTGGTGAAGGTACTTCCATTGGGGGGCTGAGCTATGGGGCCGAAAGCCCGGAAAGCATTCGCTCCGCAATTCTGACCTATATCGCGCCGATGCTCATGGATCAGCCGGCAGATAATGTGAATGCCGCAATCCAGCGTATGGATATGGCCGTGAAGGGCAATAACATCGCCAAGGCCGCCGTGGAGATGGCGCTTTGGGACGGGCTGGCGCGCCGCCAGGGGATGGCGTTGGCCGATCTGTTCGGTGGCGCTGTGCGAACTTCTGTGCCCTGCGCCTGGACGCTGGCGAGCGGGGTGTCCGAAAAGGACATCGACGAAGCGCACGAGATGCTCGACACCAAGCGTCACAACATCTTCAAGCTGAAGATCGGCAAACGCCCCGTGCGCGAAGACATCGCCCATGTCGCCGCCATCGCCAAAGCCGTCGGAGATCGCGGCCAGATCCGGGTCGATGTAAATCAAGCGTGGTCTCTGCACGATGCGCGCTGGGGTCTTTCCGGGCTTGAGGACATCGGCTGTACGCTTGCCGAACAACCCATCGTGGGATCGGATCGAGCAGGCATGGCGGAACTCACTGCCGCGCACCGGATCGCCGTGATGGCGGACGAGGGTCTGAGCGGGCCTGTCTCTGCCATGGCCTATGCCTGTGACCGCGCCGCCGATGTGTTTGCCGTCAAGGTGGCACAATCGGGCGGGATTAAACGCGCCAGCGAAGTGTGTGCCATGGGCGAAGCGGCAGGCATTGGGCTCTATGGCGGCACCATGCTGGAGAGCGGTGTGGGCACCGCGGCAGCGCTGCATCTCTTTGCCACGGTAGACCACATGACCTTTGGGTGCGAATTGTTCGGCCCCTTGCTTTTTGCTGAGGAAATCCTGGAGACACCGCTCAGCTATCGCGATTTCGAGATTCACCTGCCCGAAGGCACCGGCATCGGCGTGTCCCTCGACGAAGACAAGCTTGCGCGGTTTGAACGCGACGGGGTGAAAGGTGGGTTGCGTGCTGTGAGCGCATAAAACTCACAGCGATCACAGTCACAACGTCTTGCGCGCCACCGACTGTGCGATCGTCAGAAAATTCTTCACATGCACGCCCTGTTCATCGAGACGATGGCTGACCGAAAGCGATGTGTTGTCCAGCCCGGGATCAATTGTCAGAAACCGGATGCCGTTGCGCTGCGCGGTTGCGACAGAGGCGGGCACGATACAAATACCTTCGCCGATGGCAACAAGGCTCAGCGCGGTTTGCAAATCCATCGTGAAGACACGCTTCAGATCGGAAAAACCTTTTTCCTCAAGGTTTGAGATGACGAAATCCGCGTAGCTCGGACGCGGAACTTCGGGGTAGAGAATGATATTCTGCCCGCTGGCAGACGCGGGCGTAAACCGATCAGAGGGCCCCGGCTGAAACATGTCCGGCACAGCGGCGACCAAGGCCTCCTCGGCCAGAAAACGGGTGTGAAACTCCGTATCTTTCAACGCGGGCCGGGCGAAGGCGACATCAATTTCGCGCCGCACAAGAGAGCGTTGCAAACGCGCGTTGTTCATTGGAAACAGGCCAAGGCTCACATCCGGGTAATGCGCACGGTAGGATTTGACGATGTTGGGCAATAGCCCATAGGTCGACGAGCCGACAAAACCGATCCGAAGCCGCCCTTCTGCGCCCTGACCAATGCGGCGCGCCTCCAGTATCGCCTCATCGCGTTGCGCCAAAATAGAGATGACGCGTTTATAAAGCGTCTCGCCCGCCTGTGTCAGGGTGATCGCATTGCGGCCCCGATTGAACAGAAGCACTCCGATGTCCGTTTCGATCTGTTTGATCTGACGGCTGAGCGGGGGTTGCGCCATGTCGAGCCGCTCCGCCGCACGTCCGAAATGCAGCTCCTCCGCCACGGCCACGAAATATTTCATCTGCCGGATATCCATATCCGCTCCTCCCCTTCTCGCGTATATAATGACGTTTCGACCACATGCGAAAGCCCCCGCACGAGGCGGGGGCTTGGCAAAATGTCACGTCTGTGCGGCGCGGCTTATTCTGCGGCCATCGCGGCCGCTTCGGCTTTCATCACGAAATCGAACTGAATGTGCAGATCGGTGTCGAGATCGTCGCCCGCCGGTTTGAACTGACCGACCAGACTTTCCTTCACCGCAAACACGCTGTCATTGTCGAGCCACGCGCTATCGCTGTCGTACACTTGGCTCACGAGGGTGCGATACCCGTCCTTGGCCAGGATGAAATGCATATGGCCCGGGCGGTTCGGGTGATGACCCATCGCTCTCAAAAGCTCACCCGCTGTCTCATTGTCGGGGATCGGGTAGGGCACCGGGCGAATGGCACGGAATGCGTAATGCCCTGCTTCATCCGTCACGAAACGCCCACGCAGGTTGAAATCCGGCTGGTTCGGATCGTGGTTCTCATAGAGACCATTGGGCGCATCTTCCCAGACATCGAGGGTCACACCCGCCACGCCATTGCCATCGGCATCCCGTACATAACCTTCGAAATAAACGCTTTCTTCGTCATCGAAATGCTTTTGCACGGTGGAGGCGCCTTTCGGCAGAACCGGCGGGTTTTCACGGTAGAAGGGGCCGAGCACGGTGGATTCGCTTTCCGTGCCTTCGGCCGGGTGGGTCAGCATATCGACCAGCACTTCGACGCCGAGAATGTCTCCCAGAAGGATGAATTCCTGACGTTTGTCATCGCAAATCTTGCCCGCCCGCGCGAGGTAATCGCAGGCGAAAAGGAATTCGTCATGCTGGATTTTCGCTTCACGGCAGAAATCATGGAGGTGTCGGATCAGCGAGGTCAGGATTTCGCGATTGCGGGGTGTGATCTCGCCACTATCCCCGAGGGATTTGATCACGATATCCGTCACGTTGTCGATGGTTACATTGCGCATGTAGGTCCTCCTCAAAGCCTGATGCATATTTTGAGCGATGTCACATCGCGTCTGCCTAAACTGATTGCGCGATGATTTCAGAGCCCTCGCCACCTTCCAATACGCGTTCCGGTATCGGTCGATACCTGACCGGGCTTCACCCCCTGTTCTGCCACTGTTCCGCCCGATCGGGTATCGCAAGATACCCTCGCCGACATTGATGGTCCGCCCCACAACGCCCATGTTCGCACCGAAGATCACGTCAAAGAAAGACCCGCACATGCTGCAAAAATGGATCGCGATGGGGGAGGCTCTCGAGCGACACCCGCATCTCTTGAGACTGGGATGCCTGTTTTCGGAAACGGTCCTGATTCAACTGGGCGAGGACGAATATTACCTCACCTTCGACAAGGGCCATCTGGCCTCTGTCGTCCCCGGTCCCAGCCGTAAAACACCATGGCGTTTCGCCCTGCGCACCGATGCGGATGCGATGAATGCCTTTTGGCAGGACATCCCCGCCGCAGGGTTTCACGACGTTTTCGGACTGGTCAAGATCGGGCGGGCCCGTGTCGATGGAGACATTCTTGTCCTCGTAAAGAATCTTCGCTTTTTCAAAGAGTTCCTGGCCCTTGGCCGTGGCACCACCCTGGGTCTGGAGGTCTCGGCATGAGCGCGCACATCGAACCCATCATCGGTCGCTATGTCACCGTCACATTGAGTGGCCGCCCTCATCGCATCTATTTCGAAGAAGCGGGCCAAGGGCGTCCGGTTCTTTGTCTTCACACCGCCGGTGCCGACACGCGCCAATGGCGGCACCTGATGAACGACGAGACCGTCACCAGCAGTCACCGCATGATCGCCTTCGACTTGCCGTGGCATGGCAAATCTCTGCCACCGGAAGGCTTTGAGACCGAAGAGTATCTTTTGACGACCGAGGCCTATATCGAAACGGTCCTTGCCGTCACCGAAGCGCTCGGTCTGGACCAGCCGATCCTTGCGGGTTGCTCCATGGGCGGGCGCATCGCGCTTCAAATTGCCGCGGCACATGCAGATGCGTTTTCCGGCTTCATCGCCATCGAAGCGTCTGATTTTCAACCCGCCTGGTACGACATCGACTGGTTCCACCGCCCGGACGCCCACGGGGGCGAGATGGGGGCTGCGTTGGTCTCTGCGAATATCTCACCCTATGCGCCGAATGCCGAACGCTGGAACACGCTTTGGATGTTCATGCAATCCGGGCCCGGCGTGTTTCGGGGGGATCTGAGCTTTTACACCAAAGACGACAGCCTGATCCCGCGCCTGCCACAGATCGACACAAAGAAGACGCCGGTCCATATTCTGGTCGGCGCGTATGATTTGACCTGTACACCCGAGGACGCTCAGCGCACCGCCGATGCCATCTCTGGCGCGAGTTGTACCGTGATGGAAGAACTGGGGCACTTTCCGATGAGCGAGCATCCAGAGGGCTTCCGTCCATTCTTTTTGGAAGCTTTGGACAGAATGTCCAAGTGACGACACTCTCAGTGATCTGTTTTCATCGCGTCAAACAGATCACTGACACCATGGAGTATCGCAGCGCCCTGTCGACAGTTCGCCATTGACAGCATAAGAGGGGGCCTTCAGTCTCTCGCCAAATCTTGTGATCAATCGGAAAATTGTTTTGAAACAGGACACTCAGACCCTCGTGGTCGATCTGGATGGCACGTTGCTCCGCTCCGATATGCTTTACGAGACCTTTTGGTCAGCCTTCGCCCAAAACTGGCGGATGCCTTTTCGTGCCTTGGCGACTCTGCCAAGGGGCAAGGCCGCGCTGAAACGTGTTCTGGCCGAAAATTCCAACATTGATGTCACGACCCTGCCCTATAACGATGAGGTGCTTCATCGCATCCGCGCGTGGCGCGCGGAAGGTGGGCGCACGGCGCTTGTGACCGCAACAGATCAGGGCCTGGCCGATCAAATCGCTGCCCATCTCGGCCTGTTCGATGATGTGATCGGCTCGGACGGGGCCTCCAATCTAAAAGGTGCGACCAAAGCCGAGACTCTTGTGGCGCGCTATGGTCAGGGGGGCTTTACCTATATGGGCGATCACGCCGCCGATTTGGCGGTTTGGTCCGTGGCAGGCGGTGCGATCACCGTTCATGCCAAACCCGATTTGAAAGAGCGTGTGGCCTGTGACGGCCCTGTTGAGCATATCGAACGCCCGGCGCGTGATCTGAAACCCTATTTCAAGGCTATTCGTCCGCATCAATGGCTCAAGAATATCCTCATCTTCTTTCCGATGCTGGCGGCACATG includes:
- a CDS encoding dioxygenase translates to MRNVTIDNVTDIVIKSLGDSGEITPRNREILTSLIRHLHDFCREAKIQHDEFLFACDYLARAGKICDDKRQEFILLGDILGVEVLVDMLTHPAEGTESESTVLGPFYRENPPVLPKGASTVQKHFDDEESVYFEGYVRDADGNGVAGVTLDVWEDAPNGLYENHDPNQPDFNLRGRFVTDEAGHYAFRAIRPVPYPIPDNETAGELLRAMGHHPNRPGHMHFILAKDGYRTLVSQVYDSDSAWLDNDSVFAVKESLVGQFKPAGDDLDTDLHIQFDFVMKAEAAAMAAE
- a CDS encoding LysR substrate-binding domain-containing protein encodes the protein MDIRQMKYFVAVAEELHFGRAAERLDMAQPPLSRQIKQIETDIGVLLFNRGRNAITLTQAGETLYKRVISILAQRDEAILEARRIGQGAEGRLRIGFVGSSTYGLLPNIVKSYRAHYPDVSLGLFPMNNARLQRSLVRREIDVAFARPALKDTEFHTRFLAEEALVAAVPDMFQPGPSDRFTPASASGQNIILYPEVPRPSYADFVISNLEEKGFSDLKRVFTMDLQTALSLVAIGEGICIVPASVATAQRNGIRFLTIDPGLDNTSLSVSHRLDEQGVHVKNFLTIAQSVARKTL
- a CDS encoding muconate cycloisomerase family protein, with the protein product MTRIEHIEAKIIDVPTIRGHVLAMTTMLAQSFVLVRVKFSDGSEGIGEGTSIGGLSYGAESPESIRSAILTYIAPMLMDQPADNVNAAIQRMDMAVKGNNIAKAAVEMALWDGLARRQGMALADLFGGAVRTSVPCAWTLASGVSEKDIDEAHEMLDTKRHNIFKLKIGKRPVREDIAHVAAIAKAVGDRGQIRVDVNQAWSLHDARWGLSGLEDIGCTLAEQPIVGSDRAGMAELTAAHRIAVMADEGLSGPVSAMAYACDRAADVFAVKVAQSGGIKRASEVCAMGEAAGIGLYGGTMLESGVGTAAALHLFATVDHMTFGCELFGPLLFAEEILETPLSYRDFEIHLPEGTGIGVSLDEDKLARFERDGVKGGLRAVSA
- a CDS encoding hemin uptake protein HemP; the encoded protein is MNAYVTTMTADADQLPPVDARSLIADGTTRQINLDGQLYTLRITRAGKLILTK
- a CDS encoding alpha/beta hydrolase, yielding MSAHIEPIIGRYVTVTLSGRPHRIYFEEAGQGRPVLCLHTAGADTRQWRHLMNDETVTSSHRMIAFDLPWHGKSLPPEGFETEEYLLTTEAYIETVLAVTEALGLDQPILAGCSMGGRIALQIAAAHADAFSGFIAIEASDFQPAWYDIDWFHRPDAHGGEMGAALVSANISPYAPNAERWNTLWMFMQSGPGVFRGDLSFYTKDDSLIPRLPQIDTKKTPVHILVGAYDLTCTPEDAQRTADAISGASCTVMEELGHFPMSEHPEGFRPFFLEALDRMSK
- a CDS encoding efflux RND transporter periplasmic adaptor subunit, with the translated sequence MAMLPVCAGAETPVTVEVIKAQSHPIEQELRLVGSVEASDSFPASFRRGGQIDVFNAEIGMHFKAGEVIARIDQTNIVAELDAAKANLDAAEAALVQADQARSRAQSLLDRGVGTQAQYDEAQQSYLAAKATRDQAAALLETAEQANDDTILRAARDVIVTDRFVDLGEVVSAGKAVVQLAPEGDLQAVFLAPDAAGLSRMRGREVELDPNGALPPFLASVTEVLPVLTNTGTVEIRADIPGERADDIPIGTSISGRAAVMTDTRIVLPWTALSANAEGPAVWRVDPESFTVSLTPVTIAGYDDTQIELSDGLNDGDLVVGAGSHLLYDGRAVQTMEATQ